A part of Miscanthus floridulus cultivar M001 chromosome 6, ASM1932011v1, whole genome shotgun sequence genomic DNA contains:
- the LOC136456666 gene encoding conserved oligomeric Golgi complex subunit 1-like, giving the protein MPAAAVPGGGGAADAEDLFRTKRIPEIRAAEGATRREISAKEEELRQLVGRSYRDLLDSADSILLIKQSSDAISDNLARISGSLSSLSPPAEPSPALCAASPSPSAGGRARLYALAARAKYLVDTPEHIWGQLDEGLLLEAAGRYLRAQVVHGRLSRDAAAAARFPLLAHQAQLVEAFRPQIAQRARERLADRRLPVAAHADALAAVAAIDAPSLAPAQALLLFLTSRRAWISHALVGLASDLSSYTSVLCDIARIVRITLGHVGQLFVPALSDMPLFFKTVLEKTPPEQLFGGIPDPDDEARLWKEHMNQLEATMVLLEPDAIAGACTDWLKECCTEIFGVIAGEQKLVDAIGSGELLGSVQRLVRDALDGRDGLEGSLEQWLKSVFGSDIESPWDQIRGLILKDGKDIFEDWMEEAFVRRMKDIVHSELDRLCASVNVKESVQTIGDNADPKDAGDFLAYLRKSSKGGGFWFSESKTKKGGVLAHLKPIADENDFHSCLTSYFGPEVSRIRSAIDSKCKNILDDLLSFVESHNSAPRLKELVPYLQEKCYRTISGVLKELEAELRKLSALLGTKKEGTDIPAASIIAERSLFIGRLLFALRYHSSHVPLILGSPREWVKEAGGAAFARLSSPTPRHSRASFDSLVSFTPRRRTFDSPKSPGRQFSDSPRRQTIAAAVSLFGADDRSNPRLDELNKTLQSLCIMAHNVWIAWVSTELSHILSYDLNKDDSLSSSTPLRGWEVTVIKQEETTEGPLEMQIALPSMPSLYIISFLYQACLEIHKVGGHILDRIILHNFAWELLQKVINIYENFLSSVESGNSPVSEKGILQILLDLRFIGDVLSGGKSSSTNTTEMQTNSLPSTVTKTSFRRKQSQLQADSAVIEPINKLVNRLSQRLDPIDWATYEPYLWENEKQSYKRYVVLFGFLVQLNHMYTGIAQKLPTKSNTDSNIMRCSQVPRFKYLPISAPSISSRSHKSSLQSPSSDSTSKNPWKSYSNGDRSTTPEFGDNASLVSAAPLLKSFVTQVGSKFGENTSRWGSMLSDGQVGKLSDILPGPAAGFFSSFTSGARYDS; this is encoded by the exons ATGCCTGCGGCGGCCGTTcccggaggcggcggcgccgccgacgccgaggaTCTGTTCCGCACCAAGCGCATCCCGGAGATTCGCGCGGCTGAGGGCGCCACCCGACGCGAGATCTCCGCCAAGGAGGAGGAGCTCCGGCAGCTCGTCGGGCGCAGCTaccgcgacctgctcgactccgcgGACTCCATCCTCCTCATCAAGCAGTCCTCCGATGCCATATCCGACAACCTCGCCCGCATCTCCGGCTCCCTCTCGTCGCTCTCGCCGCCCGCTGAACCCTCTCCCGCCTTATGCGCCGCCTCGCCGTCTCCGTCTGCTGGAGGGCGCGCGAGGCTGTACGCGCTCGCCGCGCGCGCCAAGTACCTGGTTGACACGCCGGAGCACATCTGGGGCCAGCTCGACGAGGGCCTGCTCCTGGAGGCGGCGGGGCGGTACCTGCGGGCTCAGGTCGTGCACGGGCGGCTCTCCCGcgacgccgcggccgccgcgcggTTCCCACTCCTCGCGCACCAGGCGCAGCTCGTGGAGGCGTTCCGGCCGCAGATCGCCCAGCGCGCGCGCGAGCGCCTCGCCGACCGCCGCCTCCCTGTAGCGGCTCACGCTGACGCGCTTGCGGCCGTGGCCGCCATCGACGCCCCGTCGCTTGCCCCGGCACAggcgctcctcctcttcctcacctCGCGCCGCGCTTGGATCTCCCACGCCCTAGTTGGGCTCGCCTCGGATCTGTCATCCTACACCTCTGTGCTGTGCGATATCGCGAGGATCGTGCGGATCACGCTTGGCCACGTTGGACAGTTGTTTGTGCCTGCACTCAGTGATATGCCGTTGTTCTTCAAGACGGTGCTTGAGAAGACCCCGCCTGAGCAGTTGTTCGGTGGCATTCCGGACCCTGATGATGAAGCACGGCTGTGGAAGGAGCACATGAACCAGCTTGAGGCTACAATGGTGCTGCTTGAGCCAGATGCCATTGCTGGGGCCTGTACGGATTGGCTCAAGGAATGTTGTACTGAAATTTTTGGTGTGATTGCTGGTGAGCAAAAGTTGGTTGATGCCATTGGGAGTGGGGAGCTGCTTGGATCAGTGCAAAGGCTTGTACGTGATGCACTAGATGGGAGGGACGGATTGGAGGGAAGTTTGGAGCAGTGGCTGAAGAGCGTCTTTGGGTCAGATATTGAGTCCCCGTGGGATCAGATCCGTGGGTTGATCTTGAAGGATGGCAAGGATATTTTTGAGGATTGGATGGAGGAAGCATTTGTGCGGCGGATGAAGGACATTGTGCATTCAGAGCTTGATAGATTGTGTGCTAGTGTTAACGTGAAGGAATCAGTTCAGACTATTGGTGACAATGCTGATCCAAAGGATGCTGGAGATTTCCTAGCATACCTGCGGAAATCTTCAAAGGGCGGTGGTTTCTGGTTCTCAGAGTCTAAGACCAAGAAAGGCGGAGTTTTGGCACACTTGAAACCAATTGCTGATGAAAATGATTTTCATAGCTGCCTAACATCGTATTTTGGGCCAGAAGTTAGTCGGATCAGGAGTGCAATTGACAGTAAATGCAAGAATATCCTGGACGATCTGTTAAGCTTTGTGGAGTCACATAATTCAGCCCCAAGGCTGAAGGAATTGGTGCCATACCTCCAGGAGAAATGCTACAGGACCATCTCGGGAGTACTGAAAGAATTAGAAGCTGAGCTCAGAAAGCTCTCTGCTTTGTTGGGAACCAAAAAGGAGGGTACCGACATACCTGCAGCTTCTATTATAGCAGAGAGGTCTCTCTTCATTGGTCGTCTCTTGTTTGCGCTGAGATACCATTCAAGTCATGTACCCCTGATACTAGGTTCCCCAAGGGAGTGGGTAAAGGAGGCGGGTGGTGCAGCATTTGCCAGGTTATCATCACCTACACCAAGACATTCAAGGGCATCTTTTGATTCTTTGGTATCTTTTACACCCAGAAGGCGCACATTTGACAGTCCCAAGAGTCCTGGAAGGCAATTCTCGGATAGCCCGAGAAGACAAACTATTGCTGCTGCAGTATCTTTGTTTGGCGCTGATGATAGATCCAATCCTAGACTTGATGAACTCAATAAGACCCTGCAGTCACTTTGCATCATGGCTCATAATGTATGGATAGCATGGGTGTCCACTGAATTATCTCACATTCTTTCATATGATCTCAACAAGGATGATTCACTATCCTCTTCAACTCCTTTGAGG GGCTGGGAAGTCACAGTAATTAAACAAGAGGAAACAACTGAGGGTCCCTTGGAGATGCAAATAGCTCTTCCATCGATGCCTTCATTGTACATCATATCCTTTCTTTATCAAGCATGCTTGGAGATTCATAAGGTTGGAGGGCACATCCTGGACAGGATTATTTTGCATAATTTTGCATGGGAGCTACTGCAGAAG GTCATCAATATTTATGAAAATTTTCTTTCATCTGTTGAATCTGGGAATTCTCCGGTTTCAGAGAAAGGAATTCTGCAAATACTGCTAGACTTGCGTTTCATTGGTGATGTCCTATCAGGAGGTAAAAGTTCTTCCACCAACACTACTGAAATGCAGACAAATTCTTTGCCAAGCACCGTCACCAAGACTTCCTTCAGGAGAAAACAGTCACAATTACAGGCAGACTCAGCTGTCATAGAGCCTATAAACAAGTTAGTCAACAGGCTCTCACAGAGATTGGATCCTATAGACTGGGCCAC GTATGAACCTTACCTGTGGGAGAATGAGAAGCAATCTTACAAGCGTTATGTTGTTCTTTTTGGTTTTTTGGTCCAACTGAATCACATGTACACTGGTATTGCACAAAAATTACCAACGAAATCAAATACAGATTCAAATATCATGAGGTGCTCTCAGGTTCCAAGATTCAAGTACCTACCAATCAG TGCCCCATCTATATCATCAAGATCACACAAATCGTCACTACAGTCGCCATCTAGTGACTCCACATCTAAAAATCCTTGGAAATCCTATTCAAATGGAGATAGATCTACTACACCAGAGTTTGGTGATAATGCAAGTCTTGTCAGTGCTGCTCCATTGCTTAAGTCATTTGTTACCCAG GTGGGGAGCAAATTTGGGGAGAACACATCAAGATGGGGGTCCATGCTCTCTGACGGGCAGGTTGGTAAGCTAAGTGACATCCTCCCTGGACCAGCAGCTGGGTTTTTCTCTTCTTTCACATCTGGAGCTCGATATGATTCATAG